DNA sequence from the Longimicrobiales bacterium genome:
GACGAGCTGTTCCGCCAGGCGGCCGAGATCTGCATGCAGCACAACCAGGGCTCGACGTCGCTGCTGCAGCGCCGGCTCCGCGTCGGCTACGGCCGCGCAGCGCGCATCATCGACCAGCTCCACAACGCCGGCATCCTGGGCCCGCCCGACGGGTCCAAGCCGCGCGAGGTGCTGGTGGGGATGGAATCGCTGGAGCACGTGCTGGGCGAGGACTGAGGGGGCTCGCTCCACGAGCAGCGCGCTGAGCGGGTGAAGACGGCGCGGGCCTGTTCCGGGGGCCCAACGACACGGAGTCGCGGAGCACGTGCCGGACGAGGACTGAGGCGACTCGCTGCACGAGCAGCGCGCGGAGCGGGTGAGGATGGCGTCGCTGGAGCACGTACCGGGCGAGGACTGAGGCGGACTTGCTCCAGGAGCAACGCGCGGAGTAGGTGAGGATCTAAGGCAACGTTGCACGCATCGCCGCGCGGTCGGACGCGAGCAACATTGGCTGTGATAATCAAAGGCAATGTTGCACGCATCGCGGCGGCATCGAACGCGAGCAACGTTGGCTGCGATAATCAAAGGCAACGTTGCACGCATCGCCGCGACAGCGGACGCGAGCAACATTGCCTGCGATGGTCAAAGCAAGATTGCAAACCGCCCTTCCATTGTATCACGCCCTCCGTCCTCCCGATCCACCGCGTCCGGATGCCGACCTCATCCCGGCGACATCGAACCCAACCCAACACAGCTGAGTTGGTGTTAGCCCCAGGCCCGCCCAACCCCCCGTCGGCGGCAGCACGCTGCGGAACGGCCGCCCGCATGCCCGGGTATCGGTCTGGATGAAGCGAATTCTGCTCGTTGCCGCCCTGGTTGCAGCCGTCGTGCTCATCGCGCTGGTCACGCGGGATCGGCTGCCGCGCGTGGAGGAGGTGGCGGACACGGTGCCGGGCGCCGTGATCGCGCCTGGCCTGCCGCTCGGTCCGGACTCGATTCCGGCCGATTCGCTGGGGCAGGACTCCGTCCAGGCGGACTCGCTCCCGGACGACACGCTGCCCCCTGACAGCGGCCCCACGGATCCCTCTGCATCGCGGGGGACGGGTGCCGCTTCGTCCACCCCCGGCGGTCAGGCCGGCAACGGTGCCGCGAGCCCCACCAGCGGCGAGGCGGTACCGTCGGGCCCCGCTGCCCGGCAGAGCCCTGGCGGCTCGGGGCAGCAGCTCACCGCCGATGCGATCCTCGCCCGGGCCGCCGCTGCCTACGCGGACGTGCAGTCGATGCAGGCGGAGTTCGCGATGACCATGACCAACCCGCTGCTGCGCCGCACCACGAACAGCCGGGGGACGCTCTATCAGCGGCGGCCGGACCGGATCGCGCTGCGCTTCTCGCAGCCGGATGGTGACCGGATCGTGAGCGACGGCGAGTACTTCTGGGTCTACTATCCGAGCGTCGACGAGAAGCAGGTGCTCCGGATGCCGGCTTCGCAGGGCGCGAGCGGTGGCGTGGACCTGCAGGCGCAGTTCATCGGTGACCCGACGGAGCGATTCGAGGCGACGCTGCACGGCACCGAGGACGTGGGCGGCCGCTCCGCGCACGTGCTCACGCTGGTGCCGCGCGGGCGCGTCGGCTACACCTCGCTCAAGGTCTGGCTCGACACGCGCGACTACCTCGCGCGGCGCTTCGAGATCACCGAAGAGAACGGGTCGGTGCGGCGGTTCGATCTGAGCGGGCTGCGACCCAACGTGAGGCTGGGTGACGACGTCTTCCGCTTCACGCCGCCGGCCGGCGCGCGCATCGTCGACCGTCGCTGACGTCGCCGTGGGGGCATCGGACGTCGACGCGAATGCCGGCGAGACTCGACGCACGTACGAGCCGTTCACAGTTTGATCCAGACCCGGGGGTGGCCTATACTTCGCCCCCGGGCTTTCCTTTTTTCGAAGCCACTGCATGACGACGACGAGCCGTAGACCACCCCTCCCGGTGCTGGGACAGCGCGCAGCGAGCGCACCGGCTCCGGCGATCGCGCGTGATCCCTCTGCCCCGCGAGTACGCCTCGTCACCCTTGGCTGCGACAAGAACACCGTCGACTCGGAGCGGCAGCTCGGCCGGCTGATGGGCGCGGGCGCCCGCCTCGTGGGCGAGGCGGAAAGCGCCGACGTCGTCGTGATCAACACGTGCGGCTTCATCGACGCCGCCCGCGAAGAGTCCGTCGACGCCATCCTCGATGCCGTGCGGCTCAAGGAGGCGGGCAGCATCCGCGCTGTCGTCGCCATGGGCTGCCTGGTGCAGCGCTACAAGGAAGAGCTCGAGACGGAGCTGCCGGAGGTCGACCTCTTCATCCGGCTGACCGAGGCCGAGCAGCTCGTGCCGCAGCTCCGCGCACGGGGTGTGCTGCCGCCGGCGGACGCCGTTTCGACGATGGAGCGGCCACTGCGCGTGCTCTCCACGCGCACGCGCCACACGTCCTATCTCAAGATCAGCGAAGGCTGCGATCACGGCTGCGCGTTCTGCGCGATCCCGCTGATGCGCGGCAAGCACCGCTCGACGCCGATCGACGCGCTGGTGCGCGAGGCGCAGCAGCTTTCCGCTGCAGGCGTCGTCGAGCTGAACGTCATTTCGCAGGACACGACGTGGTACGGCCGCGACCTGCTGCGCGGCAACGCACCCGCAGAGGGTGACCTGTTCGTCGGCAGGGTGTTCCCGCGCATGGCCGGAAGCGCTGCGGACGGCAGCAACCACGGCCATGGTGCGGCACCCGGTAACGGCGCGGCAACCGGACACGGCGCGGCAACCGGTAGTCAGGCGGCAACCGGAATACCCGCCGTTTCCCCCGGGCCCCGGCCCGGGCCCACGGCCCCGGCCCGCCGTTCCATCTCGAATCCGATCTCGAATTCACGCCGCGGCCTCCTGCCCGATCTGCTCACAGCGCTGCTCGAGCAGACCGACGTTCCCTGGCTGCGCCTCTTCTACATGTACCCGTCCGGCATCTCGCGCGAGCTGGTCGAGCTGATGGCACGCGAGCAGCGCATCGTGCCGTACCTCGATATGCCGATCCAGCATGGTGCCGACGCGGTGCTGACGCGGATGCGGCGCCCCGAGCGGCAGGCCACGATTCGCGAGCGCGTCTCCTGGCTGCGCGAGGCGATTCCTGACCTGTCGCTGCGCACGACGCTGATCATCGGCTTCCCGGGCGAGACCGAAGACGACTTAGAGGAGCTGCTCGAGCTGCTCGAGGAGGTGCGCTTCGATCACCTCGGCGCATTCCCGTACTCGGTCGAGGAAGGAACCCCGGCGGCGACGATGCCGGAACGCGTGCCGGACAGCGCGGTGCGCGAGCGCCTCGAGCGACTCTTCGAGCTGCAGCGCTCGATCACCATGGAACGCAACGAACGGTGGATCGGCCGCGAGGCGACCGTGCTGGTCGATTCACTGGTTGGCCGTGACAGTGGGATGGACGCTGCAACGGAGACGGACGCCGCAACCGACCACGCAGGGGACATCCACGTGAACGGGCGCGGCGCTGTCGGCCGCACGGTCGGACAGGCGCTGGAGATCGATGGTGTCGTGCACATCGGTGACAGCGGCGATGCGCAGCCGGGCGAGTTCGTACGCGTGCGCATCGATGACGTACTGGACGACGACCTGATCGGCACGCGGACCGACGGAGGGGAGGGAGGAGCGTGAGCA
Encoded proteins:
- a CDS encoding outer membrane lipoprotein carrier protein LolA, with product MKRILLVAALVAAVVLIALVTRDRLPRVEEVADTVPGAVIAPGLPLGPDSIPADSLGQDSVQADSLPDDTLPPDSGPTDPSASRGTGAASSTPGGQAGNGAASPTSGEAVPSGPAARQSPGGSGQQLTADAILARAAAAYADVQSMQAEFAMTMTNPLLRRTTNSRGTLYQRRPDRIALRFSQPDGDRIVSDGEYFWVYYPSVDEKQVLRMPASQGASGGVDLQAQFIGDPTERFEATLHGTEDVGGRSAHVLTLVPRGRVGYTSLKVWLDTRDYLARRFEITEENGSVRRFDLSGLRPNVRLGDDVFRFTPPAGARIVDRR
- a CDS encoding radical SAM protein, coding for MTTTSRRPPLPVLGQRAASAPAPAIARDPSAPRVRLVTLGCDKNTVDSERQLGRLMGAGARLVGEAESADVVVINTCGFIDAAREESVDAILDAVRLKEAGSIRAVVAMGCLVQRYKEELETELPEVDLFIRLTEAEQLVPQLRARGVLPPADAVSTMERPLRVLSTRTRHTSYLKISEGCDHGCAFCAIPLMRGKHRSTPIDALVREAQQLSAAGVVELNVISQDTTWYGRDLLRGNAPAEGDLFVGRVFPRMAGSAADGSNHGHGAAPGNGAATGHGAATGSQAATGIPAVSPGPRPGPTAPARRSISNPISNSRRGLLPDLLTALLEQTDVPWLRLFYMYPSGISRELVELMAREQRIVPYLDMPIQHGADAVLTRMRRPERQATIRERVSWLREAIPDLSLRTTLIIGFPGETEDDLEELLELLEEVRFDHLGAFPYSVEEGTPAATMPERVPDSAVRERLERLFELQRSITMERNERWIGREATVLVDSLVGRDSGMDAATETDAATDHAGDIHVNGRGAVGRTVGQALEIDGVVHIGDSGDAQPGEFVRVRIDDVLDDDLIGTRTDGGEGGA